The proteins below come from a single uncultured Gellertiella sp. genomic window:
- a CDS encoding autotransporter domain-containing protein, with protein MIALWAGATTGHDLPVSTTGTFMPKLNSSPVRFILSLLPVRALLCLKIGALALFLAGMATSGTRAACDPVVDGGGTLHCLPGPHDGQITYNFSVDAGTPVQTRSDFVLDVGSATTDTVIDGGLLAESYYSGSLSVHLRNLVIHDPDPLNVPCLGAYCMDVYRGQGAPVSYLMEMDGGLVDFTGNAASNRGMVLYNGAGFGDQATLRMTSGTIRIAASGTYGLYGWNYDGAATSIEMLGGVIDLHGVNSEGIKIEGDTSSGRGYSHILQGGGNIQVSGDGGVGIDLIGVYSPTGGFIAHQVEKTGGTILVKGQDTVGILAQSYSSETGVRVDHSGGSVMAIGARARGISTYAPGTAGTDATVEVTGGSVRGAGLDSYGIMLQLAATYDVHIGGSAIVSGGSGNGAGLEIQAAFPGHTGHVRIDGHATVGSDNGHAISMLDPSTGLPVDGSANIEIADQADIEGSIMLGNGDDTLTWLGGTISGPVDLGAGDDQLILAGVSVAGTPLLGGVGNDKIRIDGPAATHLDLTSASGFEILEKTGSGTAFLTGTAGFSGGIRLLDGKLSFNGSGAAIQATSGRLGGTGTFTSLDTQSGVTLAPGNSIGTLHVTGNATLGAGTRMEVEVNADGRADKLDAIGQMSIGGGSTLQVVPEAGSDGNGRSFGPQTSYAILHAGGGLTGQFNFILENYAFLDAHVTYTATDAILTLERNGFAFADIALTPNQRAVAAGLDARQWSGSPLYGVLVGLTDAQSRAAFDLLSGEIHADVETGLFEEAGLLASGLRAPARADGNGLWVSGEGLEGHQAADGNAGRLSWSMQGLALGADFAASDAWRFGISGVVSNGSYDLADRLSDAHDQTLQLGGYGRFSQGGLHLTFGGGLLTSRIDTRREAVIGTFSQPLAATYDAQGWQAFGEAGYDVDVAPDLSLEPYAAFDGMQLHRGSFAETGGTAALTALSDTETRLYGDAGLRLQWRTALGDTPVDLSTGLTWQRLLKGRAADGRFTMQGVPAFDIAGLEPRDDAVRLDLGLSEDLGAHGTLDLTYGGQFAAGYAAHHVKLGFRMDF; from the coding sequence ATGATCGCCTTGTGGGCAGGCGCGACAACCGGACATGACCTGCCGGTATCGACGACGGGCACTTTCATGCCGAAACTGAACAGTTCGCCTGTGCGTTTCATTCTTTCGCTGTTGCCCGTCCGCGCCCTGCTCTGTCTGAAGATCGGCGCGCTTGCCCTGTTTCTGGCGGGAATGGCGACATCGGGCACCCGGGCGGCCTGTGATCCTGTTGTCGATGGCGGCGGCACGCTGCATTGCCTGCCCGGGCCGCATGACGGGCAAATCACCTATAATTTTTCGGTTGATGCCGGAACACCGGTGCAGACCCGTTCCGACTTCGTGCTGGATGTGGGATCGGCGACAACAGATACCGTGATCGACGGCGGGCTGCTCGCTGAATCCTATTACAGCGGGTCGCTCTCCGTCCATCTGCGCAATCTCGTCATCCATGATCCCGATCCGTTGAATGTGCCCTGCCTCGGGGCCTATTGCATGGATGTGTACCGAGGGCAGGGTGCGCCGGTCTCCTATCTGATGGAGATGGATGGCGGGCTGGTGGACTTTACCGGCAACGCTGCCAGCAACCGGGGCATGGTCCTCTATAATGGTGCTGGTTTTGGCGATCAGGCGACATTGCGCATGACATCCGGCACGATCCGCATCGCCGCCAGCGGTACCTATGGCCTCTATGGCTGGAACTATGACGGGGCGGCGACAAGCATCGAAATGCTGGGCGGGGTCATCGACCTGCATGGTGTCAACAGCGAGGGCATCAAGATCGAAGGCGACACCTCGTCGGGGCGCGGCTATTCGCATATCCTTCAGGGCGGCGGCAATATCCAGGTGTCAGGTGACGGCGGCGTTGGCATCGATTTGATCGGGGTCTATTCCCCGACCGGAGGTTTCATTGCCCATCAGGTGGAAAAGACTGGCGGAACCATTCTGGTGAAGGGGCAGGACACCGTCGGGATTCTGGCGCAATCCTACAGTTCTGAAACCGGCGTGCGGGTCGATCACAGCGGTGGCAGCGTGATGGCCATCGGGGCGCGGGCGCGGGGGATCTCGACCTATGCCCCCGGTACTGCGGGCACGGATGCGACCGTCGAGGTGACCGGCGGTTCGGTGCGGGGCGCGGGGCTCGACTCCTACGGCATCATGCTGCAGCTTGCGGCGACCTATGACGTCCATATCGGCGGCTCTGCCATTGTCTCAGGCGGCTCGGGCAACGGAGCAGGACTGGAAATCCAGGCCGCGTTTCCGGGCCATACCGGCCATGTCCGCATCGATGGCCATGCCACTGTTGGTTCCGACAACGGCCACGCCATTTCGATGCTGGACCCCTCGACCGGGCTGCCGGTCGATGGCAGTGCCAATATCGAGATTGCCGACCAGGCCGATATCGAGGGATCGATCATGCTCGGCAACGGCGATGACACGTTGACCTGGCTTGGCGGCACGATTTCGGGTCCGGTTGATCTCGGGGCTGGCGACGACCAGCTGATCCTTGCAGGCGTCTCGGTGGCCGGCACGCCATTGCTGGGCGGGGTCGGCAATGACAAGATCCGCATTGATGGACCGGCGGCCACCCATCTGGACCTCACGTCGGCCAGCGGCTTTGAAATTCTTGAAAAAACAGGATCCGGCACGGCCTTTCTCACCGGCACCGCCGGCTTCAGCGGCGGCATTCGCCTTTTGGACGGCAAACTCTCCTTCAATGGCAGTGGCGCGGCGATCCAGGCGACGAGCGGCAGGCTTGGTGGAACCGGGACCTTCACCTCGCTCGATACCCAGTCCGGCGTGACGCTGGCACCGGGCAATTCCATCGGCACCCTGCATGTCACCGGCAATGCGACGCTGGGGGCTGGCACGCGCATGGAGGTGGAGGTCAATGCCGATGGCCGCGCCGACAAGCTCGATGCCATCGGCCAGATGTCCATCGGTGGCGGCAGCACCCTGCAAGTCGTGCCGGAAGCGGGCAGTGACGGCAACGGTCGTTCCTTTGGCCCGCAGACCAGCTATGCGATCCTGCACGCCGGCGGCGGCCTTACCGGCCAGTTCAATTTCATTCTGGAAAACTACGCCTTTCTCGATGCGCATGTCACCTATACCGCCACGGACGCGATCCTGACGCTGGAGCGTAACGGCTTTGCCTTTGCCGATATCGCCCTTACCCCCAACCAGCGCGCCGTCGCCGCCGGTCTTGATGCGCGGCAATGGAGCGGCTCACCGCTCTATGGCGTGCTGGTCGGGCTCACCGATGCGCAAAGCCGCGCGGCCTTCGACCTTCTTTCCGGGGAAATCCATGCGGATGTCGAGACGGGCCTGTTCGAAGAGGCGGGGCTGCTCGCCTCCGGCCTGCGCGCCCCCGCCCGCGCCGATGGCAATGGTCTGTGGGTTTCGGGCGAGGGGCTGGAAGGCCATCAGGCGGCGGATGGCAATGCCGGTCGCCTGTCCTGGTCGATGCAGGGCCTTGCCCTGGGCGCGGATTTCGCCGCCTCCGACGCCTGGCGCTTCGGCATCTCCGGCGTTGTGTCAAATGGCAGCTATGATCTGGCCGACCGCCTGTCCGATGCCCATGACCAGACACTGCAACTGGGCGGTTATGGGCGCTTCAGCCAGGGCGGCCTGCATCTGACCTTCGGCGGCGGCCTGCTCACCAGCCGCATCGACACCAGGCGCGAGGCCGTGATCGGTACGTTCAGCCAGCCGCTTGCCGCCACCTATGATGCGCAGGGCTGGCAGGCCTTTGGCGAGGCGGGATATGATGTCGATGTCGCACCCGACCTGTCGCTGGAACCCTATGCAGCCTTCGATGGCATGCAGCTGCACAGGGGCAGCTTTGCCGAAACGGGCGGCACGGCGGCACTCACCGCCCTTTCCGATACGGAAACCCGGCTCTATGGCGATGCCGGCCTCCGGCTGCAGTGGCGCACCGCCCTTGGCGATACGCCCGTCGATCTCTCCACCGGCCTGACCTGGCAGCGCCTGCTGAAGGGTCGGGCCGCCGATGGCCGTTTCACCATGCAGGGCGTGCCCGCCTTCGACATCGCCGGTCTCGAACCCCGCGATGATGCGGTCCGGCTCGATCTCGGCCTGTCGGAAGATCTTGGGGCCCATGGCACACTTGATCTCACCTATGGCGGCCAGTTCGCCGCAGGCTATGCCGCGCACCATGTCAAGCTCGGGTTCCGGATGGATTTCTGA
- a CDS encoding PilZ domain-containing protein, translating into MKKQVFYNEKRLTKLRHDASFRLMLTTRYGRSECLVNNVSFDGICIRVANPALFAVHSIVTLEASQIGRLTGIVRWIRGDMYGVQIAVSTNSNAKLASYIRTHFHVEPDSIRLRSR; encoded by the coding sequence ATGAAAAAGCAAGTCTTCTATAACGAGAAACGCCTGACGAAACTCCGGCACGACGCCAGTTTCCGGCTGATGCTGACCACCCGCTACGGTCGCTCGGAATGTCTGGTGAACAATGTCTCCTTCGACGGTATCTGCATCCGGGTGGCCAATCCGGCCCTGTTTGCCGTCCATTCGATCGTCACGCTCGAAGCGAGCCAGATCGGCCGGCTGACCGGCATCGTCCGCTGGATCCGGGGCGACATGTATGGCGTGCAGATTGCGGTCTCGACCAACAGCAATGCCAAGCTCGCCTCCTATATCCGCACCCATTTCCATGTCGAACCCGACTCGATCCGGCTGCGCAGCCGCTGA
- a CDS encoding invasion associated locus B family protein: protein MTSLLRAVLAALLLVSASALAAAGSSAAQAPKPDSLIEIYGAWQISCATRDGKTRCVMVENLSDEKSNQRLLSLELHPVAHGGLDGVAIMPFGLDLASGLGFMRDQKQLLARRPFKACLSQGCVADIALSADEIDSIGDTCACGLKAVTFKEGKEIAFPLKMQGFEAAVRRLRALAAGQ, encoded by the coding sequence ATGACATCTCTACTGCGCGCCGTGCTTGCGGCCCTTCTGCTTGTATCGGCCTCCGCGCTTGCCGCAGCCGGGTCATCGGCGGCCCAGGCACCGAAGCCGGATTCCCTGATCGAGATCTATGGGGCCTGGCAGATTTCCTGCGCCACCCGCGACGGGAAGACGCGCTGCGTCATGGTGGAAAACCTGAGTGACGAGAAGAGCAACCAGCGCCTGCTGTCGCTCGAACTCCACCCGGTGGCCCATGGCGGTCTCGACGGTGTGGCGATCATGCCCTTTGGCCTTGATCTTGCCAGCGGACTTGGCTTCATGCGCGACCAGAAGCAGCTTCTCGCCAGACGTCCCTTCAAGGCCTGCCTGTCGCAGGGCTGTGTGGCCGATATCGCGCTGTCGGCAGACGAGATCGACAGCATCGGTGACACTTGCGCCTGCGGCTTGAAGGCCGTCACCTTCAAGGAGGGCAAGGAGATTGCCTTCCCCCTGAAAATGCAGGGCTTTGAAGCCGCTGTCCGTCGCCTGCGCGCCCTGGCGGCAGGGCAGTGA